One Pseudomonas sp. B21_DOA genomic window, GATGCCAGGCGCGGCTGGAATTGCCGTTACTTTCTGGATCGACGTTGAACGCCGCCACACGCAGCTGCCAGGACGGCGACAGGTCGTATTTGACCCGCACGCCCAGACGAGCGTTGGGGTAGTTGGTCCAGCCGCTGCCGCCGGACATGTTCAGCGGATGGCCGCAAAAACCGGCGTTCATGAAGTTGCACAGAATGCCGCTGTCGAGACCGCCGAGGTCGTTGCCCATGGCCATGTAGCCGAGCTTGACGTTCAGCGCCGGGGTGAACAGGCTGCGCTCGTAACTCAGTTCAGTCAGGCGCGTGTACAGGCCGCCGTAGTTTTCCTGAATCGGCAGGCGGTTGCCGACCAGATCTTCCGAAGCGCTGTTACCGCGACGGTCGTTGATGGTCAGTTGCACTTTACCGGCGTTGTCGACGCCGTAGAGTTTGCTCAGATCAAACTGCACGCCGAGTTTGATGTTCTGCGAGTAGCGCGCCGAACGGTGCAGGCCGCCGTCGGCGTTGTAAGCGGTTTCGCCGCTGTAATCGCCAGTGAACTTGACGCCGTCTGCATCGAGTTGATGACGCAAGCCGCCCCAGTCACCGGTGAGGGTGCTGCGGGTCAGCAGATCGGAATCGCTGGCGGCCAGCGCGGGAGGGCAGTGGTGCAGCTCAGGCCCAGCAACAGGCCAGTGGAAAGTTTGGTACGAGAAAAGCGAACAGCCGATGACATGTGAATCCTTCCTGCTGAAATCTTTAACGCAATAAAACGGCGACGCGGTGCTTTGGGGCACCGCGCGCTTGGAGGAGGTTGGTGGTGCGGCAGCGAGTTACGGCAGGGCGTAAGCCATCACGTAATCGCCACGATCAGTCGACTGGCGTGCGCCGCCAGCGGTGACGACGATGTACTGCTTGCCGGTCTTCGGCGAAACGTACGTCATCGGGCCGCCCTGGCTGCCGACCGGCAGACGGGCTTTCCAGACTTCTTCACCGTTGCCGCTGTTGAAGGCGCGCAGGTAGAAGTCCTGGGTGCCGGCAATGAAGATCAGGCCGCCCTGGGTCGACAGGGTGCCGCCGAGGGTTGGCAGACCGATCTTGATCGGCAAGTGCATGCGGATGCCCAGGGGACCGGTGTCTTCAACGGTGCCGACCGGAACCTGCCATGCGACTTTCTGGGTCTTCATGTCGATCGCGGTCAAAGTGCCGAACGGCGGCGCCTGGCACGGAATGCCGGCCACCGACAGGAAGCGGTTCTTGTTCACCGCGTACGGCGTGCCTTTGAGCGGCACAGCACCCATGCCGGTGTTCAGCGCTTCGCCACCGCCAGCGGCCTGGCCTTTGTTCTGCGACGGAATCATCTGAATCCACAGACCCAGGCGCATGTCGTTGACGAAGATGAAACCGTGCACCGGGTCAGTGGAAATGCTGCCCCAGTTCATGCCACCCAGCGAACCGGGGAAGCTCAGCGATTTGTCGGTCCCCGGTGCGGTGTACAGACCGTCGTAGCGCATGCTCTTGAAGTCGATGCGGCAGAGCAACTGGTCGTACGGCGTGGCGCCCCACATGTCCGATTCAGTCAGGTGCTGCGCGCCGATCTGCGGCATGCCCACGGATTTCGGCTGGGTCGGCGAGTACGGCTCGTTAGGGATGTTCGCCGCTTTCACCGGTACTTCTTTGACCTCGGTCAGCGGCTTGCCGGTGGCGCGGTCGAGCACATAAATCTGCCCGGCCTTGGTACCGATGACCAGCGCCGGAACGCTTTGGCCGTCCTTGTCGAAGTCGATCAGGCTCGGCTGCATTGGCAGGTCGAAGTCCCACAGATCGTTGTGCACGGTCTGGAACACCCAGCGTTCTTCACCGGTGCTGGCGTCCAGCGCGAGGATCGAGGCGCTGTACTTGTGGTCCAGTTCGCTGCGCTCGACACCATAGATGTCGGTGGACGAGCTGCCCATCGGCAGGAACACCGTGTTGGTCGCCGCGTCGTAGGACATCGGCGCCCAGCTGTTCGGCGTGCTGCGCACGTAGGTTTTGCCGTCGGCCGGTGCGTTGCGATCCTGCGGGTTGCCCGGGTCGAACGCCCAGCGCATGGCGCCGGTGATCACGTCAAAACCGCGAATCACACCGCCCGGCATGTCGCTTTGCACGTTGTCGGCAACACGACCGCCAACCACCACGGTGGTGCCGGCCATCAATGGCGCGGACGACAACTGATAGTAGCTGTCCGGCACATCACCCAGGCCGGCCTTCAGATCGACCTGGCCGTTGTTGCCGAAACCCTGGCAAAACTCGCCAGTGTCAGCATCGACCGCGATCAGGCGGGCATCGATGGTGTTGGTCAGCAGACGACGCTGGCAGTTGGCAGCCGGCGCCGGTTTGGCTTCGATGATCGAAGAGTTGCTCGGCTGAGCGATGGTGACGGTGGCATCGAAATAGGCCATGCCACGGCAGCGCTGCCAGACTTTCGACTGGGCGTTGATCTGGTTTTTCCAGATTTCCTTGCCGGTGTCGGCGTCCAGCGCGATCAGGTTGTTGTGCGGGGTGCAGATGAAGACTTTGTTGCCGACCTGCAGCGGGGTGAGCTGGTCTTCGGCGCCGTTGCCATCGCTCTCGGCGACGTCACCGGTGTGGTAGGTCCACGCGACTTTAAGCTTGTCGACGTTGTTGCGGTTGATCTGATCGAGCGCAGCGAAGCGGCTGCCACCTTCGGTGTTGCCGTAGTGCGCCCAGTCTTTCTGCGCCTTGGCCGGCTCGACCGGAGTCAGGCCCGGGCCAGTGCCAGTGGCGGCAACGGTTGGGTGGGCGACGAACATGTTGCCCGCCGCAACGGCCACACCGACCGCGAGCACAGCGGCCACGGCATACGCGCCACGACCGGCCACGCGGCCATTAGCGCGCGCCAGCAGCGGGTAGACCAGAGCGACGACCATACCGATGGCGCTGAACATGAACAGCCGCGAGAACACCGGCCAGAACACCAGCCCGGCGTCAGCCACGGCCCAGATCGCGGTGGCCACGAGAAATGCGGCGAACAGCCAGGCGCCTGCAGTTTTCTTCAGTGCGATCAGCACACCGGAAACGGTCATCGCCAGACCGCCGACCAGGAAGTACCAGGAACCGCCCAGGCTGACCAGCTTCACACCGCCGACCGCGAGCGCCAGACCGAGCAGGGCGATGATCACGCCAAGGCCGACCAGAATGAACGTTGAAACGCCTGAGACGCGTTGACTGTGGTTCACATTGAAAGTCCCGTTTGAATGAAGCGCGGGATTATAACGGTAACTAACCATTCAGTTAACCGCAGTTTTGCCAGGAAAACGTGCACTTCTGTGAATCAAGCGTGGTGCAGGATGGGCAAAATGCAAGGCGAGACGGTTTTCTCAAGGCTCGAGCAGCAGCGGTCGCCATTCGATCAGGGGTGGTTTCAGCGGCTGAGGTTCTTCCAAAAGTAGTGGATCGGATTCAGGTTCCGGGGGCAGTTGTTGATCGTCCTCTGGCATTTATTGCGAAGCCTGATCAACAGTGATGGCAACCTTGCCCCTGGCCCGACCTTGTCCAACGTAGTGCAACGCGTCAGCTATCTGATCGAACGGAAAAGTACGATCAACCACCGGTTTGATCACCCCGGCCTCAATCAACGCAGTGATTTTCTGCAACTGAACGCCATCGGCACGCATGAACAGAAACGAATAACCCACCCCGTGTTTGCGTGCTTTACGGCGAATCCCGCTGCTGAGCAGGCGCATCACCAGTCCGAGCAGCCACGACAACCCCTGCTCCCGAGCGAACCGCGCAGTCGGCGGTCCTGACAGGGAAATCAGTTGCCCGCCCGGTTTCAACACCTTCAACGATTTCTCCAGCACATCGCCGCCAAGGCTGTTGAGCACCACGTCGTAGTCGCGCAGCTCAATGGCGAAATCCTGCTGCTTGTAATCGATCACCACATCAGCGCCCAGCGCCTTGACCCACGCGACATTCGCCGTGCTGGTCGTAGTCGCAACAAAAGCGCCGAGGTGTTTGGCCAGTTGAATGGCGACCGTGCCAACGCCACCGGAGCCGGCGTGAATCAGCACCTTCTGGCCTTTTTGCAGCCCGGCGACCTCGACCAGGGCCTGCCACGCCGTCAACGCCACCAGCGGCATGCAAGCCGCCTCGGTCATGGCGATATTGGCGGGTTTCAACGCGACCGTTGTTTCATCGACAGCGATGCGTTCGGCAAACGTGCCAATCCTGTTTTCAGGCGCACGCGCATAAACCTCATCGCCCGGCTTGAAACGCTTGACCGCCGCACCGGTGCTGAGCACCACGCCGGCGACATCGTTGCCCAATATCAAAGGCATTTGATAGGGCAGGATCATCTTGAATTCGCCGCTGCGAATCTTCAGGTCCAGCGGGTTGACGCTGCTGGCGTGGACCTTGATCAACACGTCGTGTGCGCCGACAACCGGCTCGGCGACGTCGCCAATCCGGCCGTTCTGCTTGCCGTAGCGCTCGATGAAAAATGCCTTCATTGCGGATGCTCTTGTCGGTAGAAACCCGCCGGTATAGCGGCGGGTTTGGATGAGGTCAGGCCTGAGTCAGATAACGCTGCGCCACCGCCGACTGGCGAATCTGCCCCAACAGCCCCTGACGCGCCGCTTGCAAGGCATCCCAGCGCTCGCCTTCGTGCAGCGGCGGGATGGTCACGACTTCGCGACGGTCGAAGCCGACCAGCGCGGCGTCGACCATGTCGCCGACTTCCATGATGTCGCTGAGGGTGTTGATGTCGATACCGGCGCGGTCCCAGATTTCCGTGCGGGTGGCCGCAGGCAATACGGCTTGCACGTACACGCCCTGTGGCGACAGCTCCAGGCTCAGGCCCTGGGAGAGGAACAGCACGAACGCCTTGGTTGCGCCATACACCGACATGCCGAACTCCGGCGCCAGGCCCACCACCGAGCCGATGTTGATGATCGCGCCGTCGCCAGCCTTGGCCAGGCGCGGGGCGATGGCACTGGCCAGACGCACCAGCGCGGTGGTGTTGAGCGCGACCAGTTGCGCCACGCTGTCGGTGCTCTGTTCGATGAATGTCCCGGACTGCGCGGCGCCGGCATTGTTGACGAGGATGCCGATGCGCGCGTCGCCACGCAGACGCGCTTCGACGGTTTGCAGGTCGCTCAGTTGCGTCAGGTCGGCCTGTAGCACTTCGACATTGACGTTGTGCTCAGCGCGCAAACCGGCAGCAAGGGTATCCAGACGCGACTGGTCGCGGGCGACCAGTACCAGATCGTGCCCGCGTTGGGCGAAACGTGCGGCATAGACCGCGCCGATGCCGGAGGAGGCGCCAGTGATCAGAACAGTAGGGCGAGTAGTCATGGTGTGGGCTCTTTTCAGTAGAAGACTGATTGCGGGCCTTTAGGATGATGATCGAAATCTAAACTGTCAACGGTTTTGATTATGGCCAACATCTATGTATCATCGACGCATGATTTTTCAGCGCTGGAGGTATTCAACATGCGCGTATCCAAGGCTCAGGCTCAGGCCAATCGCGAGCACATTGTCGAAACCGCTTCAGTGATGTTCCGCGAACGCGGTTATGACGGGGTCGGCGTGGCTGACCTGATGGCGGCCGCCGGTTTTACTCACGGCGGTTTCTACAAACACTTCGGTTCCAAGGCCGACCTGATGGCCGAAGCCTCGGCCAACAGCCTGGCGCAATCCACCGCCAGCGCCGAAACCATGAGCGTGCAGGACTTCATCGATGTGTACGTGTCGCGCGACCATCGCGACGGCCGTTCCACCGGTTGCACCATGGCGGCGCTGTGCGGCGATGCGGCGCGGCAGTCGGGGGATGTGAAGGCAGCGTTTGCCGAGGGGATCGAGCGCTTATTGCAGACCTTGGGCGAAAAATACCCGACCGCAGCGGATGCACCGCAAGGTGAGGGCCGAACCCGGATGATCGACCTGCTGGCCCGGGCGGTCGGCGCGATCATGCTGTCGCGAGCGTGCCCGGACGAATCGGCGCTGGCCGATGAGATTCTGGCGGTCTGTCACGCTTCGATGACTGAGTCGTTACCCATCATCGAGACTTCGCAAGAAACCATGCAGGATAGCTGAAGCGATCAGTGCTGGCGGTGCAGGGCCTTGTCGAGTGCCGCTAGCAAAACCTCTTCTTCGAAGGGTTTGCACAGGCACTCGAACGCCTGGTAATGCCCGGTTTCGGCCAGCGCCGCCTCGTCCCAATGGGCGGACATGCAGATCACCGGAAACTGTCGCGACAGTTGACGCATCACGTCGATGCCGGACAGGCCGGGCATGCGCAGATCCAGCAGCAGGCAGGCGATCTCGGCAAAATCGGCTTCGGCGAGAAACGCTTCGCCACTGGCATAAACCTGCGCGCGATAACCGACCGAACGCAGCAGGTTCGACAGGCTTTTGCGCACCGACGCGTCGTCATCGACGATACAGACGATCGTCGCCCGGTTGCTCTCGGCCGCCGTCGGGCGACCCGCCGGGCCGCTCACGACAGGCTCGATGGGCCAGGCGAAGGCGCAGCGCTGATCAGTCCATAGAGTTCGACGAGGTTGACCAGCGAGCGGGTCTGCATCTTCGCCATGATGTGTTTGCGATGAACCTTGGCGGTCACTTCACTGGTGCCCAACTGGTTGGCGATCTGCTTGTTCGACAGACCGCCGACAATTAGTGGCAGCACCTCGCGCTCACGCGGCGTCAGTTGCGCCGCCAGTTGCCGCACGTGCTGAACCCGTTGCCATTGATTGAACGCAGTCGCGGCGTGTTGACGGGTGCTGCGCAGAATGCCGAGCAGTTCATCGTCGTTGAACGGCTTGGTCAGAAATTCCACCGCGCCAGCCTTCATCGCCTGCACCGACATCGGAATCGTGCCGTGGCCGGTCATGAAAATCACCGGCCACGGCTGGCCGCGCTCATTCAGCGCCGCCTGCAATTGCAGGCCTGTGGTTTCGGGCAGGCTGACGTCGAGCAACAGGCACGCCGGGCCATTGGCGATGTCGGCCTCGAGCAGTTCTTCGGCGGACTGGAAAATCCGGTGCTCGATGCCTTCGGCGCGCAACAAGCGGCTCAGCGCGCTACGCACGCAGGCCTCATCGTCAACGATGAACACCGGCACCGATTGCGCATCGACCGGCGGTGGCTGCGCCGCAATCGGCGCCGAGGCCAAGGCGTTGAACACGGGCAGTTTGGGTTCGCGGTCTTTCAATAATCGGTAACCTCGACGGGCAACCGTCTGGATGATTTCTTTTTCCCCGAGCAGTTTGCGCAGCGAGGAAATCTGCACCTGCAGATTGTTCTCTTCGACGACGATGTCCGGCCACACCTGATTGATCAGCTCGTCCTTGCTGACGATGCGCCCATCGGCCTGCATCAGTACCGAAAGTATTTCGAACGCCCGCCCGCCCATGCGCAAGGGCCGGCCATCGAGAAAGGCTTCGCGCCGTTCCAAAGAAATCGTGGCTTGGCCAAGTCGGATCATGCAGGCCTCTGCGTCGCGGTGAGGAGGACAGGGCGCGGGCGCCGGGTTATCAGGCTCGTACGCTAGGGGACGGCCTGCCATAAAGCAATTATCCCGAGGGATAAGACGCGCGCTTTCATAACGCGAAAACAGCGGCGCGAGGCTCTGGACAGCCATCTTGAGGCCGCAGACGGACATCAGCGCAGCGGCTGGCCCTCTGGCAAAAAACGCTGCGTATACTTCGCCACCAGCCTGAATCCCATTTCCAGCGGTGAATGCGTATGCCCGGCCAGCCATCCTCATCTGCAATGTCGCGCGCGGCCGATGCGCCGATGCTCGATGAAACATGGCTGGAAACTTGCCGTTTCAGCCTGCTGCGCCGCGACCATGAGCTGACCTGGTTCAGCCTTGAAGACAGCCGCTCGGGCCAGACCTGGTTCGCCGTGCGCGCACCGATTCAGCGCCCGGCGCTGTGCCAGCGGCTGGAGCGCGACTTTCATTTGCAACTGCCTTCGCAGTGGGTGATCAACCCGCTCGCGCTGCTTCGTTCGGCGGACGGGCCGGTGCTGATCTATCCGCAATGGGGGCGCCGCTGGCTGGCCTGTTCGACGCAGCCGGCTTACCACTCGGGCGAGTGCTGAATATCGCCGTTGCGGCTGCCAATGCGCTGGCCCACTCTCGGCATCCCGATACACCGCAAAACCCTGTGGGAGCGAGCCTGCTCGCGAAAGCGTCATTCCAGCCGACATCACCCTTGACTGACCCACCGCTTTCGCGAGCGGGCTCGCTCCCACATGGATCCCTGTTGCCGTGGCATCTGATAGTCGGCGCCGACGACAGCGTCAGGCTGATGGGCTTTCACACCCACGCGCAGGAAACGCCGGCGACTGAACTGCCGAGTCTGGAACACTGGCCTTATCTGGCGCCGGAACAGCTGCAGCGCGACAACGTCGATTGCGATGAGCGCAGCGACGTCTATGCGCTGTCGGCAATCCTCTACGAGGCGCTGACCGGGCGCCCGCCGCTGATCGCTCGCGACGCCTCGCAATGGTTGCATGTACACGCCGCCGTCCAGCCATTGTCGCCAGCGCAATACCATCCCGACCTGCCGCAAGGCATTTGCCATGTGCTGCTCAAGGGCCTGGCCAAGGAGCCGGACGCGCGCTATCAAAGCATCGAATCGCTGGCCGCCGATCTAACCTGGTGCCTGCGGCAATGGCAGAAAAAGGCCAGATCGAAGCGTTCCGCCTGGGTGCCTTCGATGCTCGCGCAACGGCCACGCGCGGCGATGTGCTGTTTGGTCGTGATGACGAACGTCAGCAACTGCTTGAACAGATCCAGCGCGTGCGCAGCGACGGCATCGCTCGCGTGCTGCTGGTTGCCGGCGCACCGGGAGCGGGAAAGTCGACGCTGATCCAGCAAGTCCTGCGTAGCCAGGCACCCGGTTATTGGGCCAGCGGCAAGATCGAACTGCTGAACAATGAACGGCCTTTCGCGCCACTGGCACAGATTTTCCAGTCACTGATCAGCCAGGTATTGGCCAGGCCCGCACTGGCCTTGCAGGCCGTGACCGAGCAATTACGCGAAACCCTCAAGGGACGCGGCCGCTTGCTGGTAGACCTCGTGCCGGAGGCCGAACTGCTGATCGGCGCCACCGCCGAACTGCCGAACATGCCGGCGCGCCACGCCCTCGACCGGGTCAATCGGGCGCTGCTCGATGTGCTCGAAGTCTTTGCGCAACCGGGGCATCCGCTGCTGCTGTTTATCGATGATTTGCAGTGGGCTGACGACTCGACTCAGGCGTTTCTCAAAGCCTTTATCGCCCGACCGACGCGGCATCTGCTGCTGGTTCTGGCGTATCGCGAGGGCGAGTTGACGGAGCATCCGGGTGGCTGGCTCGATGAAATGCGCAGAGCACCCGCGCTGCCAGTTATTGACCTCGGACTAGGGCCGCTGTCGGTGCAGGCCGTCGCGCAATTGATGGCGGTCGAACTCGATGCTGACGTCGACAACCTCGAAGCGCTGGCCCGCGTCGTGCACTTCAAAACCGCTGGCAATCCGTTATTCGTCAGCCAGGTAGCACGCGCGCTGGTGGATGAGCGTCTGCTGCGTTTCGACGCTGAGATGCGCCGCTGGGTGTGGAATCAGGCGGAGGTGGATGGCTATCGCTACGCCGACAACGTTGCCGAATTGATGGTGCAACGTTTGCAGCGCCTGCCGGCCAGTGCCCGTGAAGTGTTGCGCACGGCGGGTTACGTCGGTGGTCGCTGCGATGAAGCGCTGTTGTGCAATCTGTTGGCGGATGATCCAGCGCGGTTGCGGGGTGATGTGGATTATCTGGTCAGTGCAGGCTTTCTCCTGCGCGAGCCGGGGCAACTTGTGTTTCCCCACGATCGAGTGTTGGAAGCCGCCGCTGCGCTGACCGCGCCGGCCGGGCGTTCGGCTGAGCATGCGCGCATCGCAGCCGCCATGCTCGATCTAAGCGGCGGGCAACGGCAGGCGAAGGTGTTCGATATTGCCAGTCAGATTCAGCGCAGCGACGGTCATGCGCTTTCAGGAGGTCGACGCGTCGAATTCATCCAGTTATTGGTCGAAGCCGCCGAGCGCGCTCGCGATAGCGCCGCTGTCGAGCAGGCCGTGGATTATCTGCGCAGCGCCGAGGTGTTACTCGGCGACAACGGCTGGACGCAGCTCTACCCGCAAGCCTTCGCGGCGCGCTGGCTGGCAGCCGACTGCGCGATGTTGCTGGCGGATCTGCCCGGCGCGCAACAGCGTCTCGACGACTGCCTGGAACACGCTGCCACCGTGCTGGACCGGGCGAAAACCTACCGCCTGCGCGCCAGCCTGCGTACCTTGCATTCCGACTATCAAGGCGCGATCGGCGAAGCGCTAAGTGGCCTGGCGCTACTCGACATTGCCCTGCAGCGCCAGCCATCGGCGGCGCAACTGGCCGGAGCGTTCGAGCGGGTTCGGCAATTGGTCGGCACACGGCAGATTGCTGAACTGAGCGCATTGCCCAAGGCCGACGAGCCGCGAATCGAAGTGGCCATGGAGTTGCTGAGCACGCTGATCGCCTCGTTTTTTGTGCAGGACGATATCGCTTTCCTGCACTTGGCGAAGATGGTCGAATTGACCCTCTTGCACGGCACCACACCCAGCAGCGGCTACGGTTTTGCCTGGTATGGCGTGATGATCGCCGACCGTTATGGCGAATATCTGGACGGTGTCGCTTTCGCCGAACTGGCGCTCGATCTGACCGACCTGCACGGCTACGAAGCCGGGCGCACCGGCACGCTGGTGGCGCTCGATCAGGTCAGCCCATGGACCAAACCGATGGCCTACGCCCGGCAGAAAGCTTTCGCCGCATTCGAGTGCGGTCAAGCCGGCGGCGATCTCGGCATGTCGTGTTACGCCTGCAACCACATCGGCTCCGATCTGCTGTTCATGGGCGAGCCGCTGCAAAAGGTGTTGAACGAGCTGGACGTCGGCCTGAGTTGGGTGCGGCAGTTTCACTACATCGACATCGAGCGCATTCTGCTGGCGCAACAGGCGTTTGCCAGTGATTTGCGCAGTGGGCGCGAGCCACGTTCGATCGCAGCGCTGGATGCTCTGGAACATGACTGCTTCGGCCCGCTGGATCGCGATCGCGTCTCACAGCCAACACTGTTCTGGATGTGGTTGTACTCAGGTATGTCGGCGTTCTATTTCGGCGATGTGCGTTACGCACTACGCCGTTTCGAAGCGGCCGAGGCATTGACGTGGTCGCTGCCGGCGCACATCGATTTGGCGCATTACTACCTGTTCTACAGCTTGGCACTGGCCAGTCCCGAGGCGCCGGGCTCTGTTGCCGAAAAACTGCAGAAACTGGAGCAGCAACGGCAGCGTTTTTGCCTTGGGTCGAGCTCAATCCGTCGACTTTCAGTAACCAACTGCTGCTGATCGAGGGCGCGATGGCCCGCGTGCGTGGCGAAGGGCTGGTCGCCATTCGCTGCTTCGACCAGGCGCAAATCGCGGCGGCCGCTGCCGGATTTATCCATCAACAGGCGCTGGCGCATGAACAACTGGCCGAGGTGTGTCTGGGCAACGGTCTGGTCTCCGGCACGCATCATCACCTGCGCGTCGCCCGCGACTGTTATGTGCTGTGGGGCGCTGAGGCCAAGGCACGTCGACTGGAAGCCGCGCATCCTTTTCTGGCCCGCGAGCATTCCTTGGAAACGGTCACACCGGTGACGCGGGTACGCCTTGATCTGGAAGTCGGCATCGAAGCGGCGCGCGCGGTGTCGCAAGAGGTGTTGCTCGATCGGTTAGTGGAAACCTTGATGACTCACTTGATGATTCAGGCCGGCGCCGATCGGGGGCGTTGCTGTTGGTCGCCGACGGTGAGTTGCAACTGGCTGCCGCCGCGCAGGTCGAGGCGGGCAACGTGCGAGTCAGTCAGGACAACGAGCGCGTGCTGGAGCAGATCGCGCCGGTTTCAGTGCTCAATTCGACCATGCGTACACGCACGCCGCTGGTGCTCGACGATGCCCGCGTCGACTGCCCGCAAGCCTACAGCGCCGACCTGTGCGAGCGGCAGACGCGCTCGCTGATGTGCCTGCCGTTGCTCAAGCAGGGCGCGCTGATCGGTCTGGTGTATCTGGAAAACAGCCTGGTACCAAAGCTGTTCAGCGCCGAACGCCTGACCATGCTGGAAATTCTCGCCTCGCAGGCAGCGGTGTCGCTGCAGACCGCGCGGCTCTACGCGCAACTGGTCGAAGACAACCGCTTGCGTGCACAGATGGAAGCCGACTTGCGCAGCTCGCGGGCGGAACTGGCGCGCAACTCGCACCTGAAAATGATGGGCGAACTGTCGGCCTCGATCGCCCACGAAATCAGCCAGCCATTGCTGGGGATTTCATCGAACGCCTCGGCCAGTCTGCGCTGGCTCAAGCGCGACATACCGGATCTAGACGAAGCAATTCAGGGCCTGGAGGACATTCGTTCCGACAGCGCCCGTGCCACCGAGATCGTCCAGGCCTTGCGCGCATTGGCCAGGCAGGCGCCGTTGCAACGATTGCCGGTGTCGATTGACGCGTTGATCGGTGAGGTCGTGCAACTGACGGCCGGCGATGTGCACAATCGCGGGGTGAGCTTGCACACGCAACTCAACGCTGCTGACCCGGTACTGGGGGATCGGGTGCAGATCCAGCAGGTGATCTACAACCTGATCGTCAACGCGCTGGAAGCGATGGCTGGGCAGGGCGTGAGTGACGGGCGCCTGGTGATTGAGTCGACGCTGTCCGATGGGCAGGTCTGCGTGGCTTTTCAGGACAACGGGCCGGGGATCGCCGAGCATCAGCGTGAAGAAATTTTCGATGCGTTCTTCACCACCAAGGGCAGCGGCATGGGCATGGGCCTGGCGATTTGCCGAACGGTGATCGGCGCCCATGGCGGGACGTTGCGCGTGGAAGACAGCGAGGAGGGCGCGCGGATCTGCTTCAGACTGCCGCTTGCGCCGGACGCCAGGATCAAAAGCCCCTGACTTGTAGCTGAGTGATGTCTGGCAGACCGGGTAAAAAAAGCCGCGAAAAATCGCGGCCAAAAGGGAGGAGTGAACAAAACCCTTTGAAATCCGACTCAGGGCCGCAGTTCCGTCAAGCGCTGGCCCATCGTCGGATTCAGCAACCCATCGCTGAGCTGCCAGACATCCGCATCCACCAGCGCCACCCGCGCTCCGCACATCAGTTGGCGCCAGACCTTCGGCGGCATCCCCACCATGCGCCCAAAGGTGCGGGTGAAATGCGAGTGATCGGAAAATCCGCATTCATAAACAATCTCGGTAATCGCCATCGAGGTCAGCAAAAGTCCCTTGGCCTTGTCGATCTTCATCTTCAGCATCCATTCCTGCGGCGAGCAGCCAGTGACGATCTTGAACGCCCGGGAAAAGTGACTGCGCGACAGATTGCAGTGCTCGGCAATTTCGCTGACGCGCAGGCTGCGGCTCAGATCGTGCAGCATGTAAGA contains:
- a CDS encoding AAA family ATPase, whose protein sequence is MLEQIQRVRSDGIARVLLVAGAPGAGKSTLIQQVLRSQAPGYWASGKIELLNNERPFAPLAQIFQSLISQVLARPALALQAVTEQLRETLKGRGRLLVDLVPEAELLIGATAELPNMPARHALDRVNRALLDVLEVFAQPGHPLLLFIDDLQWADDSTQAFLKAFIARPTRHLLLVLAYREGELTEHPGGWLDEMRRAPALPVIDLGLGPLSVQAVAQLMAVELDADVDNLEALARVVHFKTAGNPLFVSQVARALVDERLLRFDAEMRRWVWNQAEVDGYRYADNVAELMVQRLQRLPASAREVLRTAGYVGGRCDEALLCNLLADDPARLRGDVDYLVSAGFLLREPGQLVFPHDRVLEAAAALTAPAGRSAEHARIAAAMLDLSGGQRQAKVFDIASQIQRSDGHALSGGRRVEFIQLLVEAAERARDSAAVEQAVDYLRSAEVLLGDNGWTQLYPQAFAARWLAADCAMLLADLPGAQQRLDDCLEHAATVLDRAKTYRLRASLRTLHSDYQGAIGEALSGLALLDIALQRQPSAAQLAGAFERVRQLVGTRQIAELSALPKADEPRIEVAMELLSTLIASFFVQDDIAFLHLAKMVELTLLHGTTPSSGYGFAWYGVMIADRYGEYLDGVAFAELALDLTDLHGYEAGRTGTLVALDQVSPWTKPMAYARQKAFAAFECGQAGGDLGMSCYACNHIGSDLLFMGEPLQKVLNELDVGLSWVRQFHYIDIERILLAQQAFASDLRSGREPRSIAALDALEHDCFGPLDRDRVSQPTLFWMWLYSGMSAFYFGDVRYALRRFEAAEALTWSLPAHIDLAHYYLFYSLALASPEAPGSVAEKLQKLEQQRQRFCLGSSSIRRLSVTNCC
- a CDS encoding GAF domain-containing protein translates to MVADGELQLAAAAQVEAGNVRVSQDNERVLEQIAPVSVLNSTMRTRTPLVLDDARVDCPQAYSADLCERQTRSLMCLPLLKQGALIGLVYLENSLVPKLFSAERLTMLEILASQAAVSLQTARLYAQLVEDNRLRAQMEADLRSSRAELARNSHLKMMGELSASIAHEISQPLLGISSNASASLRWLKRDIPDLDEAIQGLEDIRSDSARATEIVQALRALARQAPLQRLPVSIDALIGEVVQLTAGDVHNRGVSLHTQLNAADPVLGDRVQIQQVIYNLIVNALEAMAGQGVSDGRLVIESTLSDGQVCVAFQDNGPGIAEHQREEIFDAFFTTKGSGMGMGLAICRTVIGAHGGTLRVEDSEEGARICFRLPLAPDARIKSP